cgtttgggtctttgcgtgtcaaagtgatacacgtcaaataacaataTTTGACGGGTCAAATAAGCTTTGAATTTGACACGTaaaataacacaattctattataAATGTTtctgcacgtgcaagccaagcgccaccaaaTGAGCAGGAtcaatttttttttgcaaatatcTTTGATACAGATGTTATTATCAACTtctgttgtagctagctagctttagcttggtagctagcttaagcttggtagctagctttagcttggtagttagctttagcttggtagctagctttagcttggtagttagctttagcttggtagttagctttagcttggtagctagcttaagcttggtagctagctttagcttgatagctagctttagcttgatagctagctttagcttggtagctTTAGCTTAAGCTTGGTAGCTAGCTtaagcttggtacctagctagcaccactGCAACCaacctgaaaacaatgaccagtagaaactgcagtcattttcaataTTCtcagcaatgatttaggaatccttgtgagtaagtattcgCTAGGTAACCACTTGTTGTTCACCTactgaaattgaacttcagttcatgaaaatattgccagctacttaaccctgttttccaaagctaacgttataagcttgtgttgtcatgtgttgctgctttgctatgttgttgtcttaggtctcacggttttgtctcaccaggggtgatggttggattcgcatttattgtcgaaggaatgagcgttacaccgaggcctgtactctggagcgggatcgatttggaggtggagggtccgtcatggtctggggttgtgtgtcacggcatcatcggactgagcttgttgtcattgcaggcaatctcaacgctgtgcgttacagggaagacatcctcctccctcgtggtacccttcctgcaggctcatcctgacatgaccctccagcatgacaatgccaccagccatactgctcgttctgtgcgtgatttcctgcaagacaggaatgtcagtgttctgccatgtccagcgaagagcccggatctcaatcccattgacctgttggatcggagagtgagggctagggccattcccaccagaaatgtcagggaacttgcagctgccttggtggaagagtggggtaacacctcacagcaagaactggcaaatctggtgcagtccatgaggaggagatgcactgcagtacttaatgcagctggtggccacaccagatactgactgttacttttgattttgaccccccccttctttgttcagggacacattattccatttctgttagtcacatgtctgtggaacttgttcagtttatgtctcagttgatgaatcttgttatattcatacagatatttacacatgttaattttgctgaaaataaaggcagttgacagtgagaggacgttatataaatatatatatttttaaatctcagcccccatccccgcaggagggccttttggtaggccgtcattgtaaataagaatttgttcttaactgacttaccttgtttataaaaaggttaaataaataagcaGCCACCTAGCTTCTTCTGGCttgaccggaccgggttatgtgttgtgaagctagccacaatgtTGGAATTTGCAGTtctccttcaaaataaaagtccctcgTTGAAAGTGacgcagaaggttacaattggtggaatcatgccatagactagataatgttaaacaaggttggattggggatcaatgaaatggggtaacaGTCTACTCTGTACTCAAGTACTTTTTCCCCAAAAGTCCTCCTCAGAGTTCTCAGACTCCAAAATATCCACCTGTCCTGTTTTGATGTTGACCTGTCCTGTGAGAAACGTTTGATCTAAGAGACAGAGTGTTGTTTGGGGGGTGAAGAATGTTTGATCTGAGACAGAGTTGCATCATACAGAAAGTGTCAGACCTCACAACTCAACAAACACTACATTCTCACTACTTCTCCGTCTAACAAAGGGAGAATAAAGAACTAGTTGAATCAGACAGAGGACCAACAAGGAGATTTCAGTGAaaggttttttatttatttatggaaaCCAAAGGCATCTTTGAACTCAAGACTCAGGGGCAGGGACGCGTGGCGCAGACAAAGGCATGCTTGTATGAGCAGGTAATGTCGTTCCACAGCTTGTCCTTCTGGTAGTTAGTGTGAACACAGTTCTCCTTTCTACTTCCATTGGGCTCACCTGAAAACCAGCTCGTGTAGACCACCTTGGAGCCGTCCGTCCACATCCATCTCCCTTCCTTGTGGAGGTCACTCAGCCCGATCCAGGTATAGCTCTCAGCAGGGTCGAAGCTCTTGATCAGGTTTTTCACAAAGCTGAATTCCTCTTTGTTGTTCACAGAGGCCAGATTGGCTCCCAGGGTCACGCAGTAGGACTCTGCATCGGCCCAGTCCAGCTGAGAGGCCACGTACCTGAAGCAGCGGTTGTTGTAGCTTGACCAGTCCTGGGGACAGTTGGTATAATGAGGCTCTGAAAGCTCCCCCTCCTGGTCATACACGGGAGTGCAGTGTAGAGCACCAACAGCCAGGCTGAGAAGACAGAGGAAGCGGAAGGGAACAGACATGGTGAAGAGGTTTCTGTTCTGGTGAAGAGTCACTGAAGTAGACAGGAGAATGACTCTAGAGTCCTGGGTTCTGGTCTGCAGCTCTGCTCCTGTGTTCTGGGCTAGCTAGGTAGGAAGGTATGTGGGCTGCAGTGGGTCCTTTTATCTCATgttgagagggtggagaggagttCACAGAGAGGCCATTGGTAGATCATTATGTTAATTTGTCATTGAGAAGTGTTT
The window above is part of the Salvelinus namaycush isolate Seneca unplaced genomic scaffold, SaNama_1.0 Scaffold1656, whole genome shotgun sequence genome. Proteins encoded here:
- the LOC120037256 gene encoding galactose-specific lectin nattectin-like, which translates into the protein MSVPFRFLCLLSLAVGALHCTPVYDQEGELSEPHYTNCPQDWSSYNNRCFRYVASQLDWADAESYCVTLGANLASVNNKEEFSFVKNLIKSFDPAESYTWIGLSDLHKEGRWMWTDGSKVVYTSWFSGEPNGSRKENCVHTNYQKDKLWNDITCSYKHAFVCATRPCP